The genomic segment GTGCCGGATACCCGGCCTGCGTTATAAGCCTCTGACCGGGACCGGATACGCGCGCGAATACGTTGGCCTTTTTGAGAGCCGCCGCTGGCCACGTAATCAAAGTTCTCACGCGGGTTGATCACGAATACGATATGCGTTCCCAGGTTCCGGCTTTTCATCAGTTGATGTCCCGGGAAACTCATATTGATAAACAGTGGCATCCCCATGAAGGAGAATGACCAATACTCGTTATAGATATCGAGCGGAATTGATTCGGGCCAGGGGGCAGGGTCTTTATCGTGGAGTTGCTGTAAAAGACGCCAGGCATAGCGTTGCTCTTCGGCAAGTGAAGAGAAATTATTTCTTTCGAAAAGAATAATTAAAGGTTTTCTGATCCTGAGTTTCATGGACCATGATGTTGTCTGCTCTATATAATTGCCGAGGCCGGCTATAAAGTCCGTGACAGGCGCCTGTTCGCTGATGAACAGGAATTCAAAGCTGCCGGAGCGCACTGATCTTGTTCCAAAAAAACACGGAAAACATTCTTGCCTTACGGTGGCTTCAAATGCTTCAAGCGCTGCAGTTGCCCACAACTTTTTTAATTGATGGAAATCACAATGCTCTTTGAAGGCGACTTTGCCGAAACATCTTCCATGAATAGGCAGCATTGAATCTCCGTGCAACGCTTCAAAAAAGTCATATGCTTATAACTTTTTTATTCGGGCGTATTCTGAGAGCGGGGGCCGGCGT from the Pseudomonas sp. N3-W genome contains:
- a CDS encoding YqcI/YcgG family protein; protein product: MLPIHGRCFGKVAFKEHCDFHQLKKLWATAALEAFEATVRQECFPCFFGTRSVRSGSFEFLFISEQAPVTDFIAGLGNYIEQTTSWSMKLRIRKPLIILFERNNFSSLAEEQRYAWRLLQQLHDKDPAPWPESIPLDIYNEYWSFSFMGMPLFINMSFPGHQLMKSRNLGTHIVFVINPRENFDYVASGGSQKGQRIRARIRSRSEAYNAGRVSGTLGAFGEHGNLEIKQYQLEEPGSLSHAQCPFHMNLNPTAAKASIA